In Opitutaceae bacterium TAV5, one genomic interval encodes:
- a CDS encoding thiamine biosynthesis protein ThiS: MTILLNDQPHAAADAATLAALLAERGQADRKGIAVAVNDTVIPRAAWPAHTLRDNDRVLIIQATQGG; the protein is encoded by the coding sequence ATGACCATCCTTCTCAACGACCAGCCGCATGCCGCCGCCGACGCCGCCACGCTGGCCGCCCTCCTCGCCGAGCGCGGCCAGGCCGACCGCAAAGGCATCGCGGTGGCGGTCAACGACACCGTCATCCCGCGCGCCGCCTGGCCGGCACACACCCTCCGCGACAACGACCGCGTCCTCATCATCCAGGCCACGCAAGGCGGCTGA
- a CDS encoding integrase encodes MEIARVRFAEHRSRIERTRKAARAAGQGVGRMRDLLTLYRQRVEERADIADNTRDAYREHIAYIEKTWPGFGDLRPDEITRTAVEKWRDRALKEGTGNRPPGSKAETNAVSGKSPGRFNKAVDALRKMLDIAIETGALHANPLKVRGIKAKDAPRKPKLPETDKLREVFEAMERPGGRSIEAALLCRFLAFTGCRLKEAAGVRWQDMDFERGIIHVNGTKTDAARREVPMIPAARTLLEVIRKRREKAATVVTDGKPHIDPASPVLAVREAQKSLTRACAAVGVDRLTHHDLRDAFATTCIEAGVDIPTVAAWLGHADGGALLMRIYAHHRRAHSVEQAAKVKFWK; translated from the coding sequence ATGGAAATTGCCCGCGTGCGCTTCGCCGAGCACAGGTCACGTATCGAGCGTACCCGCAAGGCCGCCCGTGCGGCGGGGCAGGGCGTCGGGCGGATGCGCGACCTGCTCACGCTTTACCGCCAGCGTGTCGAGGAGCGGGCGGACATCGCAGACAACACCCGGGATGCCTATCGCGAACATATCGCCTACATCGAAAAGACATGGCCCGGATTCGGTGACTTGCGTCCGGACGAGATAACCCGCACCGCAGTCGAGAAATGGCGTGACCGGGCTCTGAAAGAGGGAACCGGCAATCGTCCGCCTGGCAGCAAGGCGGAGACGAATGCCGTTTCGGGAAAATCACCCGGACGGTTTAACAAGGCCGTCGATGCACTTCGCAAGATGCTCGATATCGCCATCGAGACCGGCGCGCTGCACGCAAACCCGCTGAAGGTGCGCGGCATCAAGGCAAAGGATGCTCCTCGCAAGCCCAAGCTCCCGGAAACGGACAAACTGAGGGAAGTCTTTGAGGCGATGGAGCGGCCAGGCGGACGAAGCATTGAGGCCGCCTTGCTTTGCCGTTTCCTTGCCTTCACGGGCTGTCGCCTGAAGGAAGCCGCCGGCGTCCGCTGGCAGGACATGGATTTTGAGCGCGGAATCATTCACGTCAACGGGACGAAGACAGATGCCGCCCGACGTGAGGTTCCGATGATACCGGCAGCGCGAACCCTGCTGGAAGTCATCCGGAAACGCCGGGAAAAAGCCGCTACCGTGGTTACGGACGGCAAGCCGCACATCGATCCGGCTTCGCCCGTTCTGGCCGTCAGGGAAGCACAGAAGAGCCTGACGAGGGCTTGCGCGGCGGTCGGAGTGGACCGGTTGACACATCATGATCTGCGCGATGCCTTCGCAACCACGTGCATCGAGGCGGGTGTCGATATCCCGACCGTTGCCGCATGGCTCGGCCATGCTGATGGCGGCGCGCTCCTGATGCGGATCTACGCCCATCACCGCCGGGCGCATAGTGTGGAGCAGGCGGCAAAGGTGAAATTCTGGAAGTAA
- a CDS encoding thiazole synthase: protein MIPPLTIAGTTLRSRLFLGTGKYSSPAVMAASLAAADAELVTVALRRVRTDSVSSDDILSHLDRTRHRLLPNTSGVRDAKEAILAAELAREALETNWLKLEIHPDPKYLMPDPVETLTATRELVKRGFIVLPYIHADPVVCKQLEEAGAAAVMPLAAPIGSNRGLEAKIFLEIIIAQSRIPVVIDAGLGAPSHAAAALELGADAVLVNTAIAAAPDPVAMGRAFRLAVEAGALARHTGLASTATAPEAAATSPLTSFLSTP, encoded by the coding sequence ATGATCCCTCCACTCACCATCGCCGGCACCACCCTCCGCTCCCGCCTCTTCCTCGGCACGGGCAAATACAGCTCGCCCGCCGTCATGGCCGCCAGCCTGGCCGCCGCCGATGCCGAACTCGTCACCGTCGCCCTGCGCCGCGTCCGCACCGACTCCGTTTCCTCCGACGACATCCTCTCCCACCTCGATCGCACCCGTCACCGCCTCCTCCCCAACACCTCCGGAGTCCGCGACGCCAAGGAAGCCATCCTCGCCGCCGAACTCGCCCGCGAGGCCCTCGAAACCAACTGGCTCAAGCTCGAAATCCACCCCGATCCCAAATACCTCATGCCCGATCCGGTCGAGACGCTCACCGCCACCCGCGAACTCGTGAAACGCGGCTTCATTGTCCTCCCCTACATCCACGCCGATCCCGTCGTCTGCAAACAACTCGAGGAAGCCGGAGCCGCCGCCGTCATGCCCCTGGCCGCGCCCATCGGCAGCAACCGCGGCCTCGAGGCGAAAATCTTTCTCGAAATCATCATCGCCCAGTCGCGCATCCCCGTCGTCATCGACGCCGGCCTCGGCGCCCCCTCGCACGCCGCCGCCGCCCTCGAACTCGGCGCCGACGCCGTCCTCGTCAACACGGCCATCGCTGCCGCTCCCGATCCCGTCGCCATGGGCCGCGCCTTCCGCCTCGCCGTCGAAGCCGGCGCCCTCGCCCGCCATACCGGCCTCGCCTCCACCGCCACCGCCCCTGAAGCCGCCGCCACCTCTCCCCTCACCTCCTTCCTCTCCACTCCATAA
- a CDS encoding phosphomethylpyrimidine synthase ThiC (catalyzes the formation of 4-amino-2-methyl-5-phosphomethylpyrimidine from 5-amino-1-(5-phospho-D-ribosyl)imidazole and S-adenosyl-L-methionine in thiamine biosynthesis), protein MHTATDSTASASSDAHTTTALSPSSDASLPHTLFPASARIYLPGSRPDIRVPLREITLSPTRGPDGVETPNDPVRVYDTSGAWGDPSFHADPTRGLPPIRAAWIAERGDTEQIDGRTVQPIDDGYLSDKHRALAEKTGARTALKTFTATRPVLRARPGCRPTQLAYARAGIITPEMEFVAIRENTRLQTTREALAMNATGPRNALHRQHPGAPLGAAIPREITPEFVRSEVARGRAIIPANINHPELEPMAIGRNFLVKINTNIGNSAVASSIDEEVEKMRWSVKWGGDTLMDLSTGKNIHQTREWILRNCPVPVGTVPIYQALEKVNGRPEELTWEIYRDTLIEQAEQGVDYFTIHAGVLLRYIPLTARRMTGIVSRGGSIMAKWCLAHHKENFLYTRWDDICDICAAYDVSFSIGDGLRPGSIADANDEAQFGELRTQGELNRRAWARGVQVMNEGPGHVPLHMIQENMEKQLEWCDEAPFYTLGPLTTDIAPGYDHITSAIGAANIGWYGTAMLCYVTPKEHLGLPDRDDVRAGVIAYKIAAHAADLAKGHPAAQYRDNALSKARFEFRWEDQFNLSLDPERAREYHDATLPQESAKTAHFCSMCGPHFCSMKITDDIRRYAEEKGLATTEAIEAGLREKSAEFVQTGAEIYTAAPAETLNAKP, encoded by the coding sequence ATGCACACTGCCACCGACTCGACGGCCTCCGCCTCTTCCGACGCGCACACCACCACCGCGCTCTCTCCCTCTTCCGACGCTTCCCTCCCCCATACCCTCTTCCCGGCCTCCGCCCGCATCTACCTCCCCGGATCGCGGCCCGACATCCGCGTCCCCCTCCGCGAAATCACCCTCAGCCCCACCCGCGGCCCCGACGGCGTCGAAACGCCCAACGACCCTGTCCGCGTCTACGACACCTCCGGCGCCTGGGGCGACCCGTCCTTCCACGCCGACCCCACCCGCGGCCTCCCTCCGATCCGCGCCGCCTGGATCGCCGAACGGGGCGACACCGAACAGATCGACGGCCGCACCGTGCAACCGATCGACGACGGTTACCTTTCCGACAAACATCGCGCCCTCGCCGAAAAAACCGGCGCCCGCACCGCCCTCAAGACCTTCACCGCCACGCGTCCCGTCCTTCGCGCCCGCCCCGGCTGCCGTCCCACCCAGCTCGCCTACGCCCGCGCCGGCATCATCACGCCCGAGATGGAGTTCGTTGCCATCCGCGAAAACACCCGCCTGCAAACCACCCGCGAGGCCCTCGCCATGAACGCCACCGGCCCGCGCAACGCCCTCCACCGCCAGCACCCCGGCGCCCCGCTCGGCGCCGCCATCCCGCGCGAGATCACCCCCGAATTTGTTCGCAGCGAAGTCGCCCGCGGCCGCGCCATCATCCCCGCCAACATCAACCACCCCGAACTCGAGCCGATGGCCATCGGCCGCAACTTCCTCGTCAAGATCAACACCAACATCGGCAACTCCGCCGTCGCCTCGTCCATCGACGAGGAGGTGGAGAAAATGCGCTGGTCCGTCAAATGGGGCGGCGATACCCTGATGGACCTTTCCACCGGAAAAAACATCCACCAGACCCGCGAGTGGATCCTGCGCAACTGCCCCGTCCCTGTCGGCACCGTGCCGATCTACCAGGCCCTCGAGAAAGTCAACGGACGCCCCGAAGAACTCACCTGGGAAATCTACCGCGACACCCTCATCGAGCAGGCCGAGCAAGGCGTCGACTATTTCACCATCCACGCCGGCGTCCTCCTCCGCTACATCCCGCTCACCGCCCGCCGCATGACCGGCATCGTCTCGCGCGGCGGCTCCATCATGGCCAAGTGGTGCCTCGCCCATCACAAGGAAAACTTCCTCTACACCCGTTGGGATGACATCTGCGACATCTGCGCCGCCTATGACGTCTCCTTCTCCATCGGCGACGGACTCCGCCCCGGCTCCATCGCCGACGCCAACGACGAAGCCCAGTTCGGCGAACTCAGGACCCAGGGCGAACTCAACCGCCGCGCCTGGGCTCGCGGCGTGCAGGTCATGAACGAAGGTCCCGGCCACGTTCCCCTGCACATGATCCAGGAAAACATGGAGAAACAGCTCGAGTGGTGCGACGAAGCTCCCTTCTACACGCTCGGCCCGCTCACCACCGACATCGCTCCCGGCTACGACCACATCACCAGCGCCATCGGCGCCGCCAACATCGGCTGGTACGGCACCGCCATGCTCTGCTACGTGACGCCCAAGGAACACCTCGGCCTCCCGGACCGCGACGATGTCCGCGCCGGCGTCATCGCCTACAAGATCGCCGCCCACGCCGCCGACCTCGCCAAGGGCCATCCCGCCGCCCAATACCGCGACAACGCCCTCAGCAAGGCCCGCTTCGAATTCCGCTGGGAAGACCAGTTCAACCTCTCCCTCGATCCCGAACGCGCCCGCGAATATCACGACGCCACCCTCCCGCAGGAAAGTGCCAAGACCGCCCATTTCTGTTCCATGTGCGGCCCGCACTTTTGTTCGATGAAAATCACCGACGACATCCGCCGCTACGCCGAGGAAAAAGGCCTCGCCACCACGGAGGCCATCGAAGCCGGCCTCCGCGAAAAATCCGCCGAGTTTGTCCAGACCGGCGCCGAAATCTACACCGCCGCGCCCGCGGAAACCCTGAACGCCAAACCCTGA
- a CDS encoding thiamine-phosphate pyrophosphorylase gives MTHDHHPFGDHPAQARALCAAGARHIQLRTKDAPPDRWLALAREVTAICHAHDALCIINDNPEIARDSGADGVHLGTQDAPWSDARRLLGPRTLIGGTVNNADHARAAATAHAAGDLDYIGIGPLRHTTTKQKLAPVLGLEGIRDLFALLPPALPSFVIGGVLPADLPAIRALDAAGAAVSGALLNAPDLPARHHEFLTAWSSRP, from the coding sequence ATCACTCACGACCACCATCCGTTCGGCGACCACCCCGCCCAAGCCCGCGCCCTCTGCGCCGCCGGAGCCAGACACATCCAGCTCCGGACAAAAGACGCCCCTCCCGACCGCTGGCTCGCGCTCGCCCGCGAAGTCACCGCCATCTGCCACGCGCACGACGCCCTCTGCATCATCAACGACAACCCCGAAATCGCCCGCGACTCCGGAGCCGACGGCGTCCACCTCGGCACGCAGGACGCCCCCTGGTCCGACGCCCGCCGCCTCCTCGGCCCCCGCACCCTCATCGGCGGCACCGTCAACAACGCCGATCACGCCCGTGCCGCCGCCACCGCCCACGCCGCCGGCGACCTCGACTACATCGGCATCGGCCCCCTCCGCCACACCACCACCAAACAGAAACTCGCCCCCGTCCTCGGCCTCGAGGGCATCCGCGATCTCTTCGCCCTCCTCCCGCCCGCACTCCCGTCTTTCGTTATCGGCGGCGTCCTCCCCGCCGACCTCCCCGCCATCCGCGCCCTCGATGCCGCCGGCGCCGCCGTCTCCGGCGCCCTGCTCAACGCCCCCGACCTCCCCGCCCGCCACCACGAATTCCTCACCGCCTGGTCCTCCCGCCCATAA
- the thiH gene encoding thiamine biosynthesis protein ThiH (in Escherichia coli this enzyme functions in thiamine biosynthesis along with thiFSGI and iscS; with ThiFSG catalyzes the formation of thiazole phosphate from tyrosine, cysteine and 1-deoxy-D-xylulose-5-phosphate; forms a complex with ThiG; contains an iron-sulfur center), producing MCPMGHIKTPRHSPLPPMPATTTPPFTALWRQHDFADTAARIRSATTADVERALARAARSTPSSATALTPDDLAALLSPAAAPFLEHMARLANRATLARFGRTMQIFAPFYLTNACVNICTYCGFSAQNKIPRKILNDAEILADTAVLKRLGIDHVLFVTGETTRVGRAYFSNAIRLLRPHFSSISMEVQPMTTDDYASLASDGLSAVIVFQETYDPSTYARHHLRGPKADMVNRLETPDRLGQAGLKKIGLGALYGLSDWRAEAWFLGQHLRHLERTYWRTKYSISFPRLRPHAGQEIEVTPFDERDLVQTICAFRLWSHEVELVLSTRESPRFRDHAIHLGITSMSAGAKTNPGGYSAEPESLEQFAINDDRSPAEIEAALRARNYEPVWKDWDSTYDGARPAKTSEREPVH from the coding sequence ATGTGCCCCATGGGGCACATAAAAACACCACGCCACTCCCCCCTCCCTCCCATGCCAGCCACCACCACGCCCCCCTTCACCGCCCTCTGGCGCCAGCACGACTTCGCCGACACCGCAGCCCGTATCCGTTCCGCCACCACCGCCGACGTCGAGCGGGCTCTCGCCCGCGCCGCCCGCTCCACGCCCTCCAGCGCCACCGCGCTCACGCCCGACGATCTCGCCGCCCTGCTTTCACCCGCCGCCGCCCCCTTTCTCGAACACATGGCCCGCCTCGCCAACCGCGCCACCCTCGCCCGGTTCGGACGCACCATGCAGATCTTTGCGCCCTTTTACCTCACCAATGCCTGCGTCAACATCTGCACCTACTGCGGTTTCAGCGCCCAGAACAAAATCCCGAGAAAAATTCTCAACGACGCCGAAATCCTCGCCGACACCGCCGTCCTCAAACGCCTCGGTATCGATCACGTCCTCTTCGTCACCGGCGAAACCACGCGCGTCGGCCGCGCGTATTTCAGCAACGCGATCCGCCTGCTCCGTCCGCACTTCTCCAGCATCTCGATGGAAGTGCAGCCCATGACGACCGACGACTACGCGTCCCTCGCCTCCGACGGCCTCAGCGCCGTGATCGTTTTTCAGGAAACCTACGACCCGTCCACCTATGCCCGCCACCACCTGCGCGGTCCCAAGGCCGACATGGTCAACCGTCTCGAAACGCCCGACCGCCTCGGCCAGGCCGGACTCAAAAAAATCGGCCTCGGCGCCCTCTACGGCCTTTCCGACTGGCGGGCCGAAGCCTGGTTTCTCGGACAACACCTCCGCCACCTCGAACGCACGTACTGGCGCACAAAATACAGCATCTCCTTTCCCCGCCTCCGTCCCCACGCCGGCCAGGAAATCGAGGTCACCCCCTTCGACGAACGTGACCTTGTCCAGACCATTTGCGCCTTCCGTCTCTGGAGCCACGAAGTCGAGCTTGTCCTTTCCACCCGCGAAAGCCCCCGTTTCCGCGACCACGCCATCCACCTCGGCATCACCAGCATGAGCGCCGGAGCCAAAACCAACCCCGGCGGCTACTCCGCCGAGCCCGAATCCCTCGAACAGTTCGCAATCAACGACGACCGCAGCCCCGCCGAAATCGAAGCCGCCCTCCGCGCCCGGAATTACGAACCCGTCTGGAAAGACTGGGACTCCACCTACGACGGCGCTCGCCCCGCAAAAACGTCCGAACGCGAACCGGTTCACTGA
- a CDS encoding magnesium transporter, whose product MSDINQVRTDITALLARKDATALRQLAARWLPADLAPHLSVLPEPQLAVLVRIGPRDLSAAVFSYLEPAAQKRLLRLITQEQAASLLNALPPDDRTAFLQEQPLDVALQLLAMLTPENRAEAEALMAYPEGSVGRMMTLDYIAVRPEWTVAESLDHIRALGCDRETLNIIYVVDAAGHLIDDIRVRRFLLAQPGQHVRDLMDGNVVRLSAADTREHALDLVRKLDRVALPVTDDAGRLIGIVTVDDILDVAEAEATEDIHKLGGSEALDEPYISIALGKMIRKRAGWLVVLFLGEMLTATAMGFFEEEIAKAVVLALFVPLVISSGGNAGSQAATLVIRALALGEFRLRDWWRVMHRELFAGLALGAILGTVGFLRIAVWAQFSSIYGPHWLLIGGAVGASLVGIVLWGSLVGSMLPLLLKRLGFDPATSSAPFVATLVDVTGLIIYFSVAWLFLDGTLL is encoded by the coding sequence ATGTCCGACATCAATCAGGTCCGCACCGACATCACCGCTCTTCTCGCCCGCAAGGACGCCACGGCCCTCCGCCAGCTTGCCGCCCGCTGGCTCCCCGCCGACCTCGCCCCGCATCTCTCCGTCCTTCCCGAGCCCCAGCTCGCCGTCCTCGTCCGTATCGGCCCGCGCGACCTCTCCGCCGCCGTCTTCAGTTACCTCGAACCGGCCGCGCAAAAACGCCTCCTCCGCCTGATCACCCAGGAGCAGGCCGCCTCTCTCCTCAACGCCCTCCCGCCCGACGACCGCACCGCCTTCCTCCAGGAGCAGCCGCTCGATGTCGCCCTGCAGCTCCTCGCCATGCTGACGCCGGAAAACCGCGCCGAAGCCGAGGCGCTCATGGCCTACCCCGAGGGCAGCGTCGGCCGCATGATGACGCTCGACTACATCGCCGTGCGCCCCGAGTGGACCGTAGCCGAATCCCTCGATCACATCCGCGCCCTCGGCTGCGACCGGGAGACCCTCAATATCATCTACGTCGTCGACGCCGCCGGTCACCTCATCGACGATATCCGCGTCCGCCGTTTCCTCCTCGCGCAACCCGGCCAGCACGTCCGCGACCTGATGGATGGCAACGTTGTCCGTCTCTCTGCCGCCGATACCCGCGAACACGCTCTCGATCTCGTCCGCAAGCTCGACCGCGTCGCCCTGCCTGTGACCGACGACGCCGGCCGGCTCATCGGCATCGTCACCGTGGACGACATCCTCGACGTCGCCGAAGCCGAAGCCACCGAAGACATCCACAAACTCGGCGGCAGCGAGGCACTCGACGAACCGTATATCTCGATCGCCCTCGGCAAGATGATCCGCAAGCGCGCCGGCTGGCTCGTCGTCCTCTTCCTCGGCGAAATGCTCACCGCCACCGCCATGGGATTTTTCGAGGAGGAAATCGCCAAGGCCGTGGTCCTCGCGCTCTTCGTGCCCCTCGTCATTTCCTCCGGCGGCAACGCCGGTTCGCAGGCTGCCACCCTCGTCATCCGCGCGCTCGCGCTCGGCGAATTTCGCCTGCGCGACTGGTGGCGCGTCATGCACCGCGAACTCTTCGCGGGTCTCGCGCTCGGCGCCATCCTCGGCACGGTCGGCTTCCTGCGCATCGCCGTGTGGGCGCAATTTTCCAGCATCTACGGTCCGCACTGGCTCCTCATCGGCGGCGCGGTCGGAGCCTCCCTCGTCGGCATCGTCCTGTGGGGTTCGCTCGTCGGTTCGATGCTTCCGCTCCTGCTGAAGCGCCTCGGCTTCGATCCGGCGACCTCGAGCGCCCCGTTCGTCGCCACGCTCGTCGACGTCACCGGGCTGATCATCTACTTCAGCGTCGCCTGGCTGTTTCTCGACGGCACGCTGCTCTGA
- a CDS encoding endonuclease III — translation MNRADTAAWISRRLAELYPHPAIPLDHRDPYTLLIAVLLSAQCTDKRVNLTTPALFALADNPRDMARLSVDRINAIVRPCGLAPRKAQAIHALSGILLDKHGGEVPRTFAELEALPGVGHKTASVVMSQAFGFPAFPVDTHIHRLAQRWRLTPAGANVERTERDLKALFPESDWNSLHLRIIYYGREHCTARGCDGTTCEICRHVNSGRKHPVRAVRA, via the coding sequence ATGAATCGTGCCGACACCGCCGCCTGGATTTCCCGTCGTCTCGCCGAGCTTTACCCGCACCCGGCCATTCCGCTCGATCATCGCGATCCCTACACGTTGCTCATCGCCGTGCTCCTCTCCGCCCAGTGCACCGACAAGCGCGTCAACCTCACCACCCCCGCCCTCTTCGCCCTCGCCGACAATCCGCGCGACATGGCCCGGCTCTCCGTTGACCGCATCAATGCCATCGTCCGTCCCTGCGGTCTCGCTCCGCGCAAGGCGCAGGCCATTCACGCCCTTTCCGGCATCCTGCTCGACAAACATGGCGGCGAAGTGCCGCGCACCTTTGCCGAACTCGAGGCGCTCCCCGGCGTCGGCCACAAGACCGCCTCCGTCGTCATGTCGCAGGCTTTCGGTTTTCCGGCGTTTCCGGTCGATACCCACATCCACCGTCTCGCCCAGCGCTGGCGCCTCACTCCCGCCGGCGCCAACGTCGAACGCACCGAACGCGACCTGAAGGCCCTTTTCCCGGAATCGGACTGGAATTCCCTGCATCTTCGCATCATCTATTACGGACGCGAACACTGCACCGCCCGCGGTTGCGACGGCACCACCTGCGAGATCTGCCGTCACGTCAACTCCGGCCGCAAACACCCTGTTCGCGCAGTCCGCGCATGA
- a CDS encoding guanosine-3,5-bis(Diphosphate) 3-diphosphatase, whose amino-acid sequence MQTLVELAEQIARKAHAGQTRRDGITPYLFHVEGVVHRVRNAGEKTIAAAWLHDVLEDTSETWKSLQDQGVPIDVVRSVLRLTKDDCVPHRVYMDGIKRDLVARTVKLADMLTNLADEPTVGQIRRYATDLLFLTEGV is encoded by the coding sequence ATGCAGACGCTCGTTGAACTGGCCGAGCAGATAGCCCGGAAGGCTCACGCCGGGCAGACGCGCCGCGACGGCATTACCCCTTACCTGTTTCACGTGGAAGGGGTTGTTCACCGGGTAAGGAATGCGGGGGAGAAGACGATTGCCGCCGCATGGTTGCACGACGTGCTGGAGGACACCAGTGAAACCTGGAAAAGTCTGCAGGATCAGGGCGTTCCGATCGACGTGGTCCGGTCAGTCCTCCGGCTGACAAAGGATGATTGTGTTCCGCACCGCGTTTACATGGATGGAATAAAAAGGGATCTCGTTGCGCGCACCGTGAAGCTTGCGGACATGCTGACCAATCTCGCGGACGAGCCGACGGTGGGGCAGATCCGGCGTTACGCGACTGATCTTCTGTTTCTGACCGAAGGCGTATGA